The sequence AAAAATGATAGCACTAAGTGCGGTCATGCTATTTTGTCTATTTTTTATCTTTGGAAACGTTGGCGCAAGCGCTTATGAGGCGATAGGACTAGGGCAAAATGGCGCTAGTATCATCATCTTTTTGGTGCTTTTCTCGCCTATTTTTAGCTTTCTTTTCTCGCCGATCATCTCGCACTTTAGCCGCAAAAATGAATTTGGCGCAGATAGATTTTCAAAAGAAATTTCAAACAAAACCGACATGATAAACGCCCTAACCAAGCTTGGCAGCGAAAACAAAGCATTTCCAAAGTCGCACTGGCTTTACTCATTTGTCTATCACTCGCACCCAAGCCTTTTTGAGAGGATAAATGAGCTAGAAAATGAGAGTTGAAGAGGCTCTAAAAGAGGCAAATTTAAGGCTAAAGCCGCTTTGTGAGAACCCAAGCAGGGTGGCTAAAATTTTGCTTATGAGCTACCTTGATGTGAGCGTTGAGTGGATATTTTTAAACCAAAAGAGCGAATTTGACGATGTCGGCTACTTTGCCCTTGTAAAGCGCTTTGAAAACTACGAGCCGCTTGAATATATAACTGGCAAGGCTGGCTTTTATGGCTTGGAGTTTGAGGTAGAAGGTGGCGTTTTGATACCGCGCCCTGAGACTGAAATTTTAGTTGATAAAGTGCTTGAGATAGCAAGCAGCTATAAAGCGCCAAAGATCGCTGAGATCGGCACTGGCAGCGGGATAATAAGCGTCATGCTAGCTCTAAAAACAAACGCTAAAATAGTAGCTACTGATATAAATGAAAAGGCTCTAAATTTGGCTAAAAAAAATGCGCTTAAATTTAATGTAAGCGATAAGATCGACTTTGTAAAGTGCTCTTATATCGATGAAATTTCAGGTGATATCGACATCTTGGTCTCAAACCCGCCTTATATAGCGCGAGACTATAAACTTGATAAATTTGTGATAAATGAGCCGCATGAGGCGCTATTTGGCGGCGAGGTTGGAGATGAAATTTTAAAAAACATCATCCTTATCGCTAGAAATCGCAGCATAAAAAATATCGCCTGCGAGATGGGCTATGATCAAAGAGCGAGCATGGAGATGGCGCTAAAATTTAATGGCTTCAAAAGCGCTTTTTACAAGGACTTGGCGGGCTTTGATAGGGGCTTTTGCGCGAGATTAAAACTATAAAGGAGAGAGATTGAGAAGTATCTATTTTTTACTATTAGCGGCGGTGATCGGCACTGAGCTAACGCTTGGAATTTTGGTCGCGCCAGTCATATTTTTCCCACAAAGCATCATAGGCGAGGGTGTGCTTACGCATTTTATGAGCGGACAGATGATGACAAAGATATTTTTAAAATTTAACTATGTTTTGCTATTTGTAAGCGCATTTGTGGCAGTTAGCGAGCTATTTGATCTAAGAAAAAAGCTTGCATTTTCACTAAAATTTAGCACATTTATGCTCTCGTTTTTAAATTTAGCCCTAGCGCTTAGCTTTGTCTTTATCTTTACGCCTTTTATCGTGCAGGCTCAAAGTCTTGGCGCAGAGGCGACGCAGACAGCGGAGTTTGCCAAGATGCACAGCGCAAGCGAATATGTGATGAAAGTGATGCTTGTTTTGCAGCTCATTTTGTTTTTTGTGAAATTTAAGATCAGCCAAGATGAACGCCAAGCCTGATATCCAAATCTTAACAAATTTCCTCGCCGAATACACGACAGCGATGGTGAGCGCTGGCACATACACTGCGCGCGTAGAAAAGTGCGTCGACCGCATAGCTAAGCACTACGGCTACGACGTTAGCGTGACGATTTTCGTGAAGTATTTTACCATTAGCGTGATGGACTCGCAGGATAACTCCTTGCGCCGAACTTATGTGAGAAAGATCCCATTAGGGCAGGTTAGCTTTAACAGAATTTCTGAGTTATCCTCACTCAGCTGGCAAATTTTAGATGAGGGTTTAAGTTTAGATGAGGCTAAAGAGAGCTTTGAGGGCGTGATGAGTGTCAGTGCAAATAAATTTGCTAGCTCGCTTATCTTGATAAGCCTTGCAAATGCGGCATTTTGCAGACTTTTTGGAGGCGATGCTGGCTCAGTTGTTTGCATATTTTTTGCAACGCTTGTTGGCTACACTCTTAAATTTACCCTTGCGAAAATGGGTGTAAATTTAAAGGTTCAATACGTCCTGACATCCTTTGTCGTCTCATTTATCGCCTACCTTGGCGTATCTTACGGGCTTACACATACAAGCGACGTGGCGATAGGCTCGTCTGTACTCTTTATGATGCCTGGCGTTTTTCTCATAAATTCAGTCTTTGACATCCTAAATGACAACACCCTTGTTGGCATCAGTAGAGCCATAAGCACGGGCATCCTCATACTTTGCATGGCTGTTGGCGTCTATATCACGCTAACACTTAGCAGTGCGGAGATACTAAATGTTTGAGCTTTTGAGTGAAACGCTTGTAGATGCTGGCTTTGCTGCGGTGGCTGGACTTGGCTTTGCCTATGCTAGCTCGCCTCCAAAAAGAACTCTCATCTTTTGTGCTTTGCTCGCTGCATTTGCGCATGCTAGCCGCTTTTGGATCATGCAGATGGGATTTTTTAACATCAGTGTCGCAACGCTCATCGTCTCTTTTATGAGCGGAATTTTAGGCATGCTCTTTGCCAAACGGCTAAAGGTGCCAGCTGAGATCATCGCATTTCCAGCGCTTTTGCCGATGGTGCCAGGAGTTTTTGCGTATAAAGGGATATTGGCACTTTTTTCATTTTTAAATGAGACAAGCATCGCTAAGAAAAATGAGTATTTGATTATATTTTTTGATAATGCTATCACGACTACGACGGTCTCACTAGCCCTAGGTGTCGGCGTTTCGGTGGTACTTATCTTGTTTTATGATCAGTCGCTTACGATAACTAGAGGCGCTAAAGGTAGACCTAGTAAGAGCAAATGAAAATTTAAAGGAGCTTTGCTGTGAAGATAAGAATTTATTACGAAGATACCGATGCAGGCGGCATTGTCTATCATACAAACTATATTAAATATTGCGAGCGAGCCAGAAGTGAAGCGTTTTTTGAGGCTGGGCTAAATTTCACAAAAGAGGGCGGATACTTTGTCGTTTCAGCTCTTGAGGCTAAA is a genomic window of Campylobacter concisus containing:
- the prmC gene encoding peptide chain release factor N(5)-glutamine methyltransferase — its product is MRVEEALKEANLRLKPLCENPSRVAKILLMSYLDVSVEWIFLNQKSEFDDVGYFALVKRFENYEPLEYITGKAGFYGLEFEVEGGVLIPRPETEILVDKVLEIASSYKAPKIAEIGTGSGIISVMLALKTNAKIVATDINEKALNLAKKNALKFNVSDKIDFVKCSYIDEISGDIDILVSNPPYIARDYKLDKFVINEPHEALFGGEVGDEILKNIILIARNRSIKNIACEMGYDQRASMEMALKFNGFKSAFYKDLAGFDRGFCARLKL
- a CDS encoding threonine/serine exporter family protein, encoding MFELLSETLVDAGFAAVAGLGFAYASSPPKRTLIFCALLAAFAHASRFWIMQMGFFNISVATLIVSFMSGILGMLFAKRLKVPAEIIAFPALLPMVPGVFAYKGILALFSFLNETSIAKKNEYLIIFFDNAITTTTVSLALGVGVSVVLILFYDQSLTITRGAKGRPSKSK
- a CDS encoding threonine/serine exporter family protein, translating into MNAKPDIQILTNFLAEYTTAMVSAGTYTARVEKCVDRIAKHYGYDVSVTIFVKYFTISVMDSQDNSLRRTYVRKIPLGQVSFNRISELSSLSWQILDEGLSLDEAKESFEGVMSVSANKFASSLILISLANAAFCRLFGGDAGSVVCIFFATLVGYTLKFTLAKMGVNLKVQYVLTSFVVSFIAYLGVSYGLTHTSDVAIGSSVLFMMPGVFLINSVFDILNDNTLVGISRAISTGILILCMAVGVYITLTLSSAEILNV
- a CDS encoding DUF4149 domain-containing protein; the protein is MRSIYFLLLAAVIGTELTLGILVAPVIFFPQSIIGEGVLTHFMSGQMMTKIFLKFNYVLLFVSAFVAVSELFDLRKKLAFSLKFSTFMLSFLNLALALSFVFIFTPFIVQAQSLGAEATQTAEFAKMHSASEYVMKVMLVLQLILFFVKFKISQDERQA